In Salinigranum marinum, one DNA window encodes the following:
- a CDS encoding 3-hydroxyacyl-CoA dehydrogenase family protein, protein MHVTVLGAGTMGHGIAQVSAMAGHTVAMRDVEEAYVDDGLDAIESNLRGGVERDKVTEAELEATLDRLSGTTSLEEALADADLVVEAVPEDVDLKKETLAEVEGLVADDTVIASNTSSLSVTEIVSALSKPERGLGLHFFNPVHIMALVEIVVAEQTADETLRFARDFVADVDRTAVEVDDSPGFASSRLGVALGCEAMRMVQEGVASPPDIDAAMELGYNHPMGPIELGDVVGLDVRLDILEYLREELGERFRPPQVLKRKVRAGKLGRKSGEGFYVWEDGEPVGVSGEVDR, encoded by the coding sequence ATGCACGTAACCGTACTCGGGGCCGGCACGATGGGCCACGGGATCGCACAGGTGTCGGCCATGGCCGGCCACACGGTGGCGATGCGGGACGTCGAGGAGGCGTACGTCGACGACGGCCTCGACGCGATCGAGTCCAACCTTCGGGGTGGCGTCGAACGCGACAAGGTGACCGAAGCGGAGCTGGAGGCGACCCTCGACCGGCTGTCGGGGACCACCTCGCTGGAGGAGGCGCTCGCCGACGCCGACCTCGTCGTCGAGGCCGTCCCCGAGGACGTCGACCTGAAGAAAGAGACGCTCGCGGAGGTCGAGGGGCTGGTGGCCGACGACACGGTCATCGCCTCGAACACGTCGTCGCTCTCCGTGACCGAGATCGTGAGCGCGCTCTCGAAGCCGGAGCGGGGGCTCGGCCTCCACTTCTTCAATCCGGTCCACATCATGGCGCTCGTCGAGATCGTGGTCGCCGAACAGACCGCCGACGAGACTCTCCGCTTCGCCCGCGACTTCGTCGCCGACGTCGACCGAACCGCCGTCGAGGTTGACGATTCGCCGGGCTTTGCCTCCTCGCGGCTCGGCGTCGCGCTCGGCTGCGAGGCGATGCGGATGGTCCAGGAGGGCGTCGCCTCGCCCCCCGACATCGACGCCGCGATGGAACTCGGCTACAACCACCCGATGGGCCCGATCGAACTCGGCGACGTCGTCGGCCTCGACGTCCGCCTCGACATCCTCGAGTACCTCCGCGAGGAACTGGGCGAGCGCTTCCGGCCGCCGCAGGTGCTCAAGCGGAAGGTCCGGGCGGGCAAACTCGGCAGGAAGTCCGGCGAGGGGTTCTACGTCTGGGAGGACGGCGAACCCGTCGGCGTCAGCGGCGAGGTGGACCGATGA
- a CDS encoding enoyl-CoA hydratase/isomerase family protein: MTDAGDTGVESVAADCETVDAAVDDRVAGVTTVTMNRPDARNALNATLRAELGRVLDAIEASDARVVVLTGADEARAFVAGADVNELRERDMLAQREASKRPRVYERVDDLRQPVIARLNGHALGGGCELAQACDVRIAHQRAKLGQPEINLGIMPGGGGTQRLVRLVGEGHAMRLILSGELVSAAEAADIGLVDEVHGDETFDDRVYDLAASMAEKSPVALEFAKQAVKAASRTDLDRGIDYEAELFAQLFAHPDKDEGIDAFLEDRDPVWADR; the protein is encoded by the coding sequence ATGACGGACGCGGGCGACACCGGGGTCGAGTCGGTCGCCGCCGACTGCGAGACCGTCGACGCCGCGGTCGACGACCGCGTCGCGGGCGTCACGACGGTGACGATGAACCGGCCCGACGCGCGCAACGCGCTGAACGCCACGCTCAGGGCGGAGCTCGGGCGCGTCCTCGACGCGATCGAAGCCAGCGACGCCCGCGTGGTCGTCCTCACGGGGGCGGACGAGGCACGGGCGTTCGTTGCCGGGGCCGACGTGAACGAGCTCCGCGAGCGCGACATGCTCGCCCAGCGCGAGGCGAGCAAGCGACCCCGGGTGTACGAGCGCGTCGACGACCTGCGCCAGCCGGTGATCGCGCGGCTCAACGGCCACGCGCTCGGCGGGGGGTGCGAACTCGCCCAGGCGTGCGACGTCCGCATCGCCCACCAGCGCGCCAAGCTCGGCCAGCCCGAGATCAACCTCGGGATCATGCCCGGCGGTGGCGGCACCCAGCGGCTGGTCCGCCTCGTCGGCGAGGGGCACGCCATGCGGCTGATCCTCTCGGGCGAACTCGTCTCGGCCGCGGAGGCGGCCGACATCGGACTCGTCGACGAGGTCCACGGTGACGAGACGTTCGACGACCGCGTGTACGACCTCGCGGCGTCGATGGCCGAGAAGAGCCCGGTCGCGCTGGAGTTCGCCAAGCAGGCCGTCAAGGCCGCCTCACGCACGGATCTCGACCGGGGCATCGACTACGAGGCGGAGCTGTTCGCCCAACTGTTCGCCCACCCGGACAAGGACGAGGGCATCGACGCCTTCCTCGAGGACCGCGACCCGGTGTGGGCCGATCGCTGA
- a CDS encoding IclR family transcriptional regulator gives MAPAQRRPVKTVETAFAILERLKREGPLGPTALAADLGMAKSTVHRHLRTLEREGAVVGSDDGYRVGLRFLDFGVAARNAHALYAVAAPKVDELAGETGEKVWCITAEAGRAVHLYGATGEGSVRTYAREGARTHLHQHAAGKAILAHLPDDRVHEICDRHGLPAKTEHTITDRDDLFADLRRVRDRGFALNREESVPKLNAVGVPITDESGRAIGAISVSGPSNRLDGDRLTDGLPNLLLGAANEIEINLSYA, from the coding sequence ATGGCTCCGGCACAACGACGTCCGGTGAAGACCGTCGAAACGGCGTTCGCCATCCTCGAACGGCTCAAGCGCGAGGGCCCGCTCGGGCCGACCGCCCTCGCCGCCGACCTGGGGATGGCAAAGAGCACGGTCCACAGACACCTGCGGACGCTGGAACGGGAGGGGGCGGTCGTCGGGAGCGACGACGGCTACCGCGTCGGTCTGCGGTTCCTCGACTTCGGTGTCGCCGCACGGAACGCCCACGCTCTGTACGCAGTTGCCGCCCCGAAGGTCGACGAACTCGCCGGGGAGACGGGCGAGAAGGTCTGGTGTATCACGGCCGAGGCGGGACGCGCGGTCCACCTGTACGGCGCAACGGGCGAGGGATCGGTGCGGACGTACGCGCGCGAGGGCGCGAGAACCCACCTCCACCAGCACGCCGCGGGGAAGGCCATCCTCGCACACCTCCCCGACGACCGCGTCCACGAGATCTGCGACCGCCACGGGTTGCCGGCGAAGACCGAACACACGATCACCGACCGCGACGACCTGTTCGCCGACCTGCGGCGGGTCCGCGACCGCGGCTTCGCCCTCAACCGAGAGGAGTCCGTGCCGAAACTCAACGCCGTCGGGGTGCCGATCACGGACGAGTCGGGCCGGGCCATCGGTGCGATCAGCGTCTCCGGCCCCTCGAACCGTCTCGACGGCGACCGTCTCACCGACGGCCTCCCGAACCTCCTGCTCGGTGCCGCGAACGAGATCGAGATCAACCTCAGCTACGCGTGA
- a CDS encoding thiamine pyrophosphate-binding protein codes for MNTSERLVTSLESLGVERVFGYPGGRVIELFDHLPESSVDLVRPRDEREASVMAEVHGRLTGDPGVLTGQGPWIGSLGLMGQMEARLASSPMVTITEASERGEYSTLAPYQQSRGDYGGLALPDILDAVTKEHWFPRTPTETVRSLQLAFKHAVAGRPGPTAVILDGDAVTADLPDDPVPPVWGDRAQARTWTARPTARDVAAAAEALSGADRPVVVAGNGVHAAGAYDELQAVAEAYEACVVTSYLGKSTIPETHRLAGGVIGSFGHEGANRIVSEADTLLVVGCRLNPMDTNWTAPDFIRPGEQTIVHADVDARNAGWVYPADVGLIGDAAESLADLADAGGNDGSWAAERAAEAREDFHAPACESDAAPITPQRAVTEIERVVDAETVVTADSGNNRFWLLNYLQTPAVRTYFGSGGVGGMGWANPAAVSAALATDRDVVAVAGDGGFAMTMTSVETAVQEGVAPTFVVLNDRSLGMVRQMQSEPGDIAGVDFPDTDFTRVAEAFGADGVRVDAPDDLADALAAATRSSVPTVVDVAIDPDEDMAATLQSSFYASVGGLHE; via the coding sequence ATGAACACGAGCGAACGACTCGTCACGAGCCTGGAATCGCTGGGCGTCGAGCGCGTCTTCGGCTACCCCGGCGGTCGCGTCATCGAACTGTTCGACCACCTCCCGGAGTCGAGCGTCGACCTCGTCCGGCCGCGCGACGAGCGCGAGGCGAGCGTCATGGCCGAGGTCCACGGCCGGCTCACGGGCGATCCAGGAGTTCTCACCGGCCAGGGTCCCTGGATCGGGAGCCTCGGACTCATGGGCCAGATGGAAGCGCGACTCGCCTCCTCGCCGATGGTGACGATCACGGAGGCGTCCGAACGGGGCGAGTACTCGACACTCGCGCCGTATCAGCAGTCGCGCGGCGACTACGGGGGGCTCGCCCTCCCCGACATACTCGATGCCGTCACCAAGGAGCACTGGTTCCCGCGTACGCCGACCGAGACGGTCAGGAGCCTCCAGTTGGCGTTCAAACACGCCGTCGCCGGCCGCCCCGGCCCGACGGCCGTCATCCTCGACGGGGACGCCGTCACGGCCGACCTGCCGGACGATCCGGTGCCACCCGTGTGGGGCGACCGCGCGCAGGCCCGCACGTGGACCGCGCGGCCGACGGCGCGCGACGTCGCCGCGGCCGCCGAGGCGCTCTCCGGGGCGGATCGCCCGGTCGTCGTCGCCGGCAACGGCGTCCACGCGGCGGGGGCGTACGACGAACTCCAGGCGGTCGCCGAGGCGTACGAGGCGTGCGTCGTCACCTCTTACCTCGGCAAGTCGACCATCCCCGAGACGCACCGACTCGCCGGGGGCGTTATCGGCTCGTTCGGCCACGAGGGGGCGAACCGGATCGTCAGCGAGGCCGACACGCTCCTCGTCGTCGGCTGTCGGCTGAACCCGATGGACACGAACTGGACCGCCCCCGACTTCATCCGGCCGGGCGAGCAGACGATCGTCCACGCCGACGTCGACGCGCGCAACGCGGGCTGGGTCTACCCCGCCGACGTCGGACTGATCGGCGACGCCGCCGAGAGCCTCGCCGACCTCGCGGACGCGGGCGGCAACGACGGCTCCTGGGCGGCCGAACGCGCGGCCGAGGCCCGCGAGGACTTCCACGCCCCCGCGTGCGAGTCTGACGCCGCCCCCATCACCCCCCAGCGAGCGGTGACGGAGATCGAGCGGGTCGTCGACGCGGAGACGGTCGTCACCGCCGACTCGGGCAACAACCGCTTCTGGCTCCTCAATTACCTCCAGACGCCCGCGGTGCGGACCTACTTCGGCTCCGGCGGCGTCGGCGGCATGGGCTGGGCGAACCCCGCGGCGGTGTCGGCGGCGCTCGCGACCGACCGAGACGTCGTGGCGGTCGCCGGCGACGGCGGCTTCGCCATGACGATGACGAGCGTCGAGACGGCCGTCCAGGAGGGCGTCGCGCCGACGTTCGTCGTGCTGAACGACCGGAGCCTGGGGATGGTCCGGCAGATGCAGTCCGAACCGGGCGACATCGCCGGCGTCGACTTCCCCGACACCGACTTCACCCGCGTCGCCGAGGCGTTCGGTGCAGACGGCGTCCGGGTCGACGCGCCGGACGACCTCGCGGACGCGCTGGCGGCGGCGACGCGCTCGTCGGTCCCCACGGTCGTCGACGTGGCGATCGACCCCGACGAGGACATGGCGGCGACGCTCCAGTCCTCCTTTTACGCGTCCGTCGGCGGCCTCCACGAGTGA
- a CDS encoding NAD(P)-dependent oxidoreductase: protein MVTGGTGFIGSYVAADLLDHGHEVVAYDRSTDPRILEKLDVADAVEVRGGDVTDATDVARAVRETGATHVIHLAALLTTAAEANPRAAMQVNVEGTNNVFEAARLLDDQVERVAWASSAAAYAPPASYGDRFVTEDDLLSPDTLYGATKEYNEHQARVYHEEHGVSHVALRPTVAYGPYRETGGSAFLANIVEKPALGESFEVEYGDQVIDWQHVRDIAQAFRRAAFTPDEELRQRVYNVRGELATIREAVETVERLLPDADLSVSDAGQLPWTQRLDMTKAQADLGYEPEYGLERGFREYITVLRAEHGLDPV from the coding sequence CTGGTCACGGGCGGGACCGGCTTCATCGGCTCGTACGTCGCCGCGGACCTGCTCGACCACGGCCACGAGGTGGTCGCCTACGACCGCTCGACCGACCCCCGGATCCTCGAGAAGTTGGACGTCGCCGACGCCGTCGAGGTCCGGGGCGGTGACGTCACCGACGCGACAGACGTCGCCCGCGCGGTCCGCGAGACGGGCGCGACCCACGTGATCCACCTGGCGGCGCTCCTCACGACGGCGGCCGAGGCGAACCCCCGCGCGGCGATGCAGGTCAACGTCGAGGGGACGAACAACGTCTTCGAGGCCGCCCGGCTCCTCGACGACCAGGTCGAACGCGTCGCGTGGGCCTCCTCGGCGGCGGCGTACGCCCCGCCCGCGAGCTACGGCGACCGGTTCGTCACCGAGGACGACCTGCTCTCGCCCGACACGCTCTACGGGGCGACGAAGGAGTACAACGAACACCAGGCGCGGGTGTACCACGAGGAACACGGCGTCTCCCACGTCGCGCTCCGCCCCACCGTGGCGTACGGCCCCTACCGCGAGACCGGGGGCTCGGCGTTCCTCGCGAACATCGTCGAGAAACCCGCGCTGGGCGAGTCTTTCGAGGTCGAGTACGGCGACCAGGTGATCGACTGGCAGCACGTCCGCGACATCGCCCAGGCGTTCCGTCGGGCCGCGTTCACCCCCGACGAGGAACTGCGCCAGCGCGTCTACAACGTTCGGGGCGAACTCGCCACCATCCGCGAGGCCGTCGAGACCGTCGAGCGACTCCTCCCCGACGCCGATCTCAGCGTCTCCGACGCGGGACAGCTCCCCTGGACACAGCGGCTCGACATGACGAAGGCACAGGCTGACCTCGGGTACGAACCCGAGTACGGGCTCGAACGCGGCTTCCGGGAGTACATCACCGTGCTCCGCGCGGAACACGGCCTCGATCCGGTCTGA
- a CDS encoding HD domain-containing protein, giving the protein MTDYRTQVEEAFPELDDIDEATLRAQVVEAWCLGLDRGGWRHVEDIPYAWNIDEVSNVEHVRGVTRIAVASASEQRDFHGANPDFDVVRAACLLHDVGKCYEYVDVVDAELVDPDPEYATEEVPHSLSGYALAHEVGCPLAVQRAIPHFIGEIPTRTLEAELVKSANSVSSNAITQATMGISLPEWVEEYSQTQ; this is encoded by the coding sequence ATGACCGACTACCGCACCCAGGTCGAGGAGGCGTTTCCCGAACTCGACGACATCGACGAGGCGACCCTCCGCGCACAGGTGGTCGAGGCGTGGTGTCTCGGCCTCGACCGCGGCGGGTGGCGACACGTCGAGGATATCCCCTATGCCTGGAACATCGACGAAGTGTCGAACGTCGAGCACGTCCGCGGCGTGACCCGGATCGCGGTCGCGAGTGCGAGCGAGCAGCGCGATTTCCACGGCGCTAACCCCGACTTCGACGTCGTCCGGGCGGCCTGTCTCCTCCACGACGTCGGCAAGTGCTACGAGTACGTCGACGTCGTCGACGCGGAGCTGGTCGATCCCGACCCCGAGTACGCCACCGAGGAGGTGCCGCACTCCCTGTCGGGCTACGCGCTCGCCCACGAGGTCGGCTGTCCCCTGGCGGTCCAGCGGGCGATCCCGCACTTCATCGGCGAGATCCCGACCCGGACGCTCGAAGCGGAACTGGTCAAGAGCGCGAACTCGGTCTCCTCGAACGCCATCACGCAGGCGACGATGGGGATCAGCCTCCCCGAGTGGGTCGAGGAGTACTCACAGACGCAGTGA
- a CDS encoding EthD family reductase has protein sequence MYKHIALLVRKEGLSHEAFVDYWQTNHTPIAREIEGVVRYHTVLPADPAAAEFDGLAELYFADLDALHDALGSEGSRDYDPAKGTAKEAREDVDEFLDVERRPRFIGEEHVEKDDVGGDTTGLYKHSAFLVRKPGMSHDAFLDHWATEHVPLAREIPGVVRYTRVVPTDPDASEFDGVAELYFESLDALRAGLGHESSRDYDPDHPKARAPREDVDNFLSIGDRPRFVGRETVQKDETR, from the coding sequence ATGTACAAGCACATAGCCCTGCTTGTCCGCAAGGAGGGGCTCTCACACGAGGCGTTCGTCGACTACTGGCAGACGAACCACACGCCCATCGCGCGGGAGATCGAAGGCGTCGTCCGCTATCACACCGTCCTCCCCGCGGACCCCGCCGCGGCGGAGTTCGACGGCCTCGCCGAACTGTACTTCGCGGACCTCGACGCGCTCCACGACGCGCTCGGGAGCGAGGGGTCGCGGGACTACGACCCCGCGAAGGGGACGGCCAAAGAGGCGCGGGAGGACGTGGACGAGTTCCTCGACGTCGAGCGCCGACCCCGGTTCATCGGCGAGGAGCACGTCGAGAAGGACGATGTCGGCGGCGACACCACGGGACTGTACAAACACTCGGCGTTTCTCGTCCGCAAACCGGGGATGAGCCACGACGCGTTCCTCGACCACTGGGCGACCGAGCACGTCCCGCTCGCGCGGGAGATCCCGGGCGTCGTCCGGTACACCCGGGTCGTCCCGACCGATCCCGACGCGTCGGAGTTCGACGGCGTCGCGGAACTGTACTTCGAGAGCCTCGACGCCCTGCGGGCGGGGCTCGGCCACGAGTCCTCGCGGGACTACGACCCCGACCATCCGAAGGCGCGCGCGCCGCGCGAGGACGTCGACAACTTCCTCTCGATCGGCGACCGCCCGCGGTTCGTCGGCCGCGAGACCGTCCAGAAGGACGAGACGAGATGA
- a CDS encoding M24 family metallopeptidase has protein sequence MSGTRGTMAVDWEERIDVKRLRSDRHERALDRMREAGLGSMLLVEDPNIRYVTGLAMTGGSGADHYSLLVEDGTVVHWDTADHAANERYNCPWLSDVRYACPGLGNVPRASGRDSARAFLLEKMAETVRDALDDYGVADEPMGIDTGHAGLVDTFESNGVEVRPADCAAVMEDARKTKTRDEIECLRQVAAICEAGFQAIVDGLRPGRRESEVWADAVGELWRHGAMVQGGYLTSGPNTWPKHQANTTDRLIRPGDLVYADFYNIGYLGYRSCYYRTFSVGEPTRAQKDAYETARDNLYRVLDAIEPGVTTAEIAREFPDMDGEHADWYGADEHWQLTTNHWAHGLGLQLYEVPLIWRGLSPDHPIEIEEGMTMAVETQEPADRQGVRVEEMVVVRDDGVELLSQWPVEEITVVD, from the coding sequence ATGAGCGGGACGCGCGGGACGATGGCGGTCGACTGGGAGGAGCGGATCGACGTGAAGCGGCTGCGGAGCGACCGTCACGAGCGCGCGCTCGACCGGATGCGCGAGGCCGGGCTCGGGAGCATGCTCCTCGTCGAGGATCCGAACATCCGGTACGTCACCGGCCTGGCCATGACCGGCGGGTCGGGCGCGGACCACTACTCGCTCCTGGTCGAGGACGGGACGGTCGTCCACTGGGACACCGCCGACCACGCCGCGAACGAGCGGTACAACTGCCCGTGGCTCTCCGACGTTCGGTACGCCTGTCCCGGCCTGGGCAACGTCCCTCGGGCGTCCGGACGCGACTCCGCTCGAGCGTTCCTCTTGGAGAAGATGGCCGAGACGGTCCGCGACGCCCTCGACGACTACGGCGTCGCCGACGAACCGATGGGCATCGACACCGGCCACGCCGGCCTCGTCGACACGTTCGAGTCGAACGGCGTCGAGGTCCGCCCCGCCGACTGTGCGGCCGTGATGGAGGACGCCCGCAAGACCAAGACCCGCGACGAGATCGAGTGCCTCAGACAGGTCGCGGCGATCTGCGAGGCGGGGTTTCAGGCGATCGTCGACGGGCTCCGACCCGGGAGGCGGGAGTCGGAGGTGTGGGCCGACGCCGTGGGTGAACTCTGGCGACACGGTGCGATGGTGCAGGGTGGCTATCTCACCTCCGGGCCGAACACGTGGCCGAAACACCAGGCCAACACCACCGACCGGCTGATCCGGCCGGGGGATCTAGTGTACGCCGACTTCTACAACATCGGGTACCTCGGGTACCGATCGTGTTACTATCGGACGTTCTCGGTGGGCGAGCCCACACGGGCCCAGAAAGACGCCTACGAGACCGCCCGCGACAACCTCTACCGCGTCCTGGACGCCATCGAACCGGGCGTCACGACCGCCGAGATCGCACGCGAGTTCCCCGACATGGACGGCGAACACGCCGACTGGTACGGCGCGGACGAACACTGGCAGCTCACTACGAACCACTGGGCGCACGGGCTCGGCCTCCAGCTGTACGAGGTGCCGCTGATCTGGCGTGGGCTCTCGCCCGACCACCCGATCGAGATCGAGGAGGGCATGACGATGGCCGTCGAGACCCAGGAACCCGCCGACCGACAGGGCGTCCGCGTCGAGGAGATGGTCGTCGTTCGCGACGACGGCGTCGAACTGCTCAGCCAGTGGCCCGTCGAGGAGATCACGGTCGTCGACTGA
- the gatD gene encoding Glu-tRNA(Gln) amidotransferase subunit GatD yields MNPGDRVRVTRAGVTDEGVLLPSSTPETLVVKLDGGYNVGVSRDDSDVEVLERGVYDIESAQDGDTSSEIEFDDDLPTVSLISTGGTIASTVDYRTGAVTAQFTAEDVLRAVPDLAGRANYRGRVVANILSENMDPGIWQELARAIHEEIDAGADGVVVMHGTDTMQFSATAMALMLDTPVPIVFTGSQRSADRPSSDNVMNAVCAVEAAKSDCAEVLICMHASQSDTACALHRGTRVRKNHTSRRDAFETVGARPLGEVDYETEEIEWRHSYVERGDRDLALHDDLNEDVDLLKFTPGMDLDRYADFLRSADLDGLVVEGTGLGHVHTDFIPVLADLVDDGTVVAMTSQCLSGRVCDRVYDTGRDLLDAGVVEAGDTLPGTAKVKLMWALANHPDPAAAMGEDLVGELQARSVPWE; encoded by the coding sequence ATGAACCCAGGAGACCGCGTCCGCGTCACTCGCGCGGGCGTCACGGACGAGGGCGTCCTCCTTCCCTCGTCGACGCCCGAGACGCTCGTCGTCAAACTCGACGGCGGGTACAACGTGGGCGTTAGCAGGGACGACAGCGACGTCGAGGTGCTCGAACGCGGCGTCTACGACATCGAGAGCGCCCAGGACGGCGACACCTCCTCGGAGATCGAGTTCGACGACGACCTCCCCACCGTCTCGCTCATCTCGACCGGCGGGACGATCGCCTCCACGGTCGACTACCGGACGGGCGCGGTGACCGCGCAGTTCACCGCCGAGGACGTGCTCAGGGCCGTACCGGATCTCGCGGGCCGGGCGAACTACCGCGGCCGCGTCGTCGCCAACATCCTCTCGGAGAACATGGATCCGGGGATCTGGCAGGAGCTGGCGCGGGCGATCCACGAGGAGATCGACGCCGGCGCGGACGGCGTGGTCGTGATGCACGGCACGGACACGATGCAGTTCTCGGCGACGGCGATGGCGTTGATGCTCGATACGCCCGTCCCCATCGTCTTCACCGGGAGCCAGCGTTCGGCGGACCGGCCCTCGTCGGACAACGTGATGAACGCGGTGTGTGCGGTCGAGGCCGCCAAGAGCGACTGTGCTGAGGTGCTCATCTGCATGCACGCGAGCCAGTCCGACACGGCCTGTGCGCTCCACCGCGGAACAAGAGTCAGGAAGAACCACACCTCCCGGCGGGACGCCTTCGAGACCGTCGGCGCGCGCCCCCTCGGCGAGGTCGACTACGAGACCGAGGAGATCGAGTGGCGGCACTCGTACGTAGAGCGGGGCGACCGCGACCTCGCGCTCCACGACGACCTGAACGAGGACGTCGACCTGCTGAAGTTCACCCCCGGGATGGACCTCGATCGGTACGCCGACTTCCTCCGGAGCGCCGATCTGGACGGGCTCGTCGTCGAGGGGACGGGCCTCGGGCACGTCCACACCGACTTCATTCCCGTTCTGGCGGACCTCGTCGACGACGGTACCGTCGTGGCGATGACGAGCCAGTGTCTCTCCGGCCGCGTCTGCGACCGCGTCTACGACACCGGGCGCGACCTCCTCGACGCGGGCGTCGTCGAAGCCGGCGACACCCTCCCCGGCACCGCCAAGGTGAAACTGATGTGGGCGCTGGCGAACCACCCCGACCCGGCGGCCGCGATGGGTGAAGACCTCGTCGGCGAACTCCAGGCGCGGTCGGTCCCCTGGGAGTAA
- a CDS encoding metalloregulator ArsR/SmtB family transcription factor, with the protein MDSAVLLDLLGNENRRRILRLLAHKPCYVTEISEYLGVSPKAVIDHLRKLEEAGLVESRTDDQRRKYFHISRDIRLEVNVSRYGFGAKSAYPASPSLDMSGRCPHVSIDVPSENGDSLASLASELARLEDLENELSLAQRYVHGRLTDVLDRLNERIGANSDSRFYAEVLAAVATGKRTPEGIAGEVDTAADDVERALHALAERGLAEQHGDEWHVVE; encoded by the coding sequence ATGGACTCCGCGGTTCTTCTCGATCTCCTCGGCAACGAGAACCGGCGGCGCATCCTCCGCCTACTCGCACACAAACCGTGTTATGTGACCGAGATCAGTGAGTATCTCGGAGTCTCGCCCAAAGCGGTCATCGACCACCTCCGAAAGCTCGAAGAGGCCGGCCTCGTCGAGTCACGGACGGACGACCAGCGCCGGAAGTACTTCCACATCTCCCGGGACATCCGCCTCGAAGTGAACGTCTCGCGGTACGGCTTCGGGGCGAAGAGCGCCTATCCGGCGAGTCCGAGCCTGGACATGTCCGGGCGGTGTCCGCACGTCTCGATCGACGTCCCCTCGGAGAACGGCGACTCGCTCGCGAGCCTCGCGAGCGAACTCGCCCGACTCGAAGACCTCGAAAACGAGCTCTCGCTCGCCCAGCGGTACGTCCACGGCCGGCTCACGGACGTGCTCGACCGGTTGAACGAGCGGATCGGTGCCAACTCGGACTCGCGGTTCTACGCCGAGGTGCTCGCGGCGGTCGCCACGGGGAAGCGGACCCCGGAGGGGATCGCCGGGGAGGTCGACACCGCGGCCGACGACGTCGAGCGGGCGCTGCACGCGCTGGCCGAGCGTGGCCTCGCCGAACAGCACGGCGACGAGTGGCACGTCGTCGAGTGA
- a CDS encoding DUF1405 domain-containing protein: protein MALVPERYVQEYLGNGPSLVTFLALNASAFLVGVSFYVHSDPSLADLPTFLYPLFGDSPTALALVTLSMATLLPNLGRPVRDAPTNRPLAYLHTLAFVWLVKYGLWTGVALSLRPDLYVGFSGAALWDYWGITLTHLGFVLEAFLIPHYGRTTRGALAFALVALLVNDVFDYGFGYYPPLRYEPGAVLVVVTLALSVFSVAVAARVFDRIEAV from the coding sequence ATGGCTCTCGTCCCCGAGCGCTACGTGCAGGAGTACCTGGGTAACGGCCCCAGCCTCGTCACCTTCCTCGCGCTCAACGCAAGCGCCTTTCTGGTCGGTGTCAGTTTCTACGTCCACTCCGACCCCTCGCTCGCGGACCTGCCGACCTTTCTGTACCCGCTGTTCGGCGACTCCCCCACGGCGCTCGCGCTGGTGACGCTCTCGATGGCGACGCTGCTGCCGAACCTCGGTCGGCCCGTCCGCGACGCCCCGACGAACCGCCCGCTGGCGTATCTCCACACGCTCGCGTTCGTCTGGCTCGTGAAGTACGGGCTGTGGACGGGCGTGGCGCTTTCGCTCCGCCCCGATCTGTACGTCGGCTTCTCGGGGGCGGCGCTGTGGGACTACTGGGGGATCACCCTCACCCACCTCGGGTTCGTCCTCGAAGCGTTCTTGATCCCCCACTACGGGCGGACGACGCGCGGGGCGCTCGCGTTCGCGCTCGTCGCGCTCCTCGTGAACGACGTCTTCGACTACGGCTTCGGCTACTACCCGCCGCTCCGTTACGAGCCGGGGGCCGTGCTCGTCGTCGTTACCCTGGCGCTGTCGGTGTTCTCGGTCGCGGTGGCCGCCCGCGTCTTCGACCGGATCGAGGCCGTCTGA